The Hymenobacter sp. 5317J-9 genome has a window encoding:
- a CDS encoding zinc-binding alcohol dehydrogenase family protein: MNTLVCLEPGLFAYQQHPHPTVQPGQALIRIRRIGICGTDLHAFQGTQPFFSYPRVLGHELAGELLDAGGAEGFAAGEAVTFIPYFNCGHCIACRRGLPNCCASIKVFGVHADGGMTDVVAVPADKLVHGEGLSYDELALVEPLAIGAHGVRRAAVEPGEFVLVVGAGPIGLGVMEFARIAGARVIALDINEQRLAFCREKLGVAHTINALTPDVAAQLADITHGDMPTVVIDATGSQKAILGAFPYLAHGGRFVLVGLQKGDISFSHPEFHKREATLMSSRNATRADFEHVIASMKQGLVQPTTYITHRVRFEEVKAEFAQWLDPATGVIKAMVELG, from the coding sequence ATGAATACCCTCGTTTGCTTGGAGCCCGGCCTGTTTGCCTACCAGCAGCACCCTCACCCCACCGTTCAGCCCGGCCAGGCCCTGATTCGCATCCGGCGCATCGGCATCTGCGGCACCGATTTGCACGCGTTTCAGGGCACGCAGCCCTTTTTTAGCTACCCGCGCGTGTTGGGCCACGAGCTGGCCGGCGAACTGCTCGACGCCGGTGGGGCGGAAGGCTTTGCCGCGGGCGAGGCCGTCACGTTTATTCCCTATTTCAACTGTGGGCACTGCATTGCCTGCCGCCGTGGCCTGCCCAACTGCTGCGCCAGCATCAAAGTATTTGGCGTGCACGCCGACGGCGGCATGACCGACGTGGTGGCCGTGCCCGCCGACAAGCTGGTGCACGGCGAAGGCCTGAGCTACGACGAGCTGGCCCTGGTGGAGCCGCTGGCCATTGGCGCCCACGGCGTGCGCCGGGCCGCCGTCGAGCCCGGCGAGTTTGTGCTGGTGGTGGGCGCCGGTCCCATCGGGCTGGGCGTGATGGAGTTTGCCCGCATTGCCGGCGCCCGGGTCATTGCCTTGGATATCAACGAGCAGCGCCTGGCTTTCTGCCGGGAAAAGCTGGGCGTGGCCCACACCATCAACGCGCTGACGCCCGACGTGGCGGCGCAGCTGGCCGACATCACCCACGGCGACATGCCCACCGTGGTGATTGACGCCACCGGCAGCCAAAAGGCCATTCTGGGGGCGTTTCCGTACCTGGCGCACGGCGGACGCTTCGTGCTGGTGGGGCTGCAAAAGGGCGACATCAGCTTTTCGCACCCCGAGTTTCACAAGCGCGAGGCCACGCTGATGAGCAGCCGCAACGCCACCCGCGCCGACTTCGAGCACGTCATCGCCAGCATGAAGCAGGGCCTGGTGCAGCCCACCACCTATATCACCCACCGCGTGCGGTTCGAGGAAGTGAAGGCTGAGTTTGCGCAGTGGCTCGACCCCGCCACCGGCGTCATCAAGGCCATGGTGGAACTGGGATAG
- a CDS encoding ATP-binding protein translates to MASPEEVAFGSLLFWGIAMMLLAAGCLLLFLVTYQKRLLQQQLRLRTTQAEHQQALLAAIIEAQEGERERIGQDLHDGIGSTLATAKLLVNRLGQQPAPANAPELLALVEELMATAVQDARSISHSLYPAVLARYGLAEALQHLVDVANEAGPLHIALALRYPRPLALRQELALYRICQELVHNAQKHARGATRLDVALRQRGERLELTVEDDGCGLPANAGAAAPVVAGAGLRNIDVRVQMLGARLHQQVPATGGTCFRVELQTPE, encoded by the coding sequence ATGGCTTCCCCAGAAGAAGTAGCTTTCGGCTCCCTGCTGTTTTGGGGCATCGCCATGATGCTGCTGGCGGCCGGGTGCCTGCTCTTGTTTCTGGTCACTTACCAAAAACGCCTGCTGCAGCAGCAGCTGCGCCTGCGCACCACCCAGGCCGAGCACCAACAAGCCCTGTTGGCCGCCATCATTGAGGCACAGGAAGGCGAGCGGGAACGCATCGGGCAAGACCTGCACGACGGCATCGGCTCCACGCTGGCCACGGCCAAGCTGCTCGTGAACCGCCTCGGCCAGCAACCCGCCCCCGCCAATGCCCCGGAGCTGCTGGCTCTGGTGGAGGAGCTCATGGCCACCGCCGTGCAGGACGCGCGCAGCATCTCGCACAGCCTCTACCCGGCCGTGCTGGCCCGCTACGGCCTGGCCGAAGCCCTGCAACACCTCGTGGACGTGGCCAACGAAGCCGGCCCCCTGCACATTGCGCTGGCGCTGCGCTACCCGCGTCCCCTGGCCCTGCGCCAGGAACTGGCCCTGTATCGCATTTGCCAGGAGCTGGTGCACAACGCCCAGAAACATGCCCGCGGTGCCACCCGCCTCGACGTGGCCCTGCGCCAACGCGGCGAACGGCTGGAGCTAACGGTGGAGGACGATGGCTGCGGCCTGCCCGCCAATGCCGGCGCTGCCGCGCCCGTGGTGGCCGGGGCGGGCCTGCGCAACATCGACGTACGCGTGCAGATGCTGGGGGCCCGCCTCCACCAGCAAGTGCCGGCCACCGGCGGCACCTGCTTCCGCGTCGAACTCCAAACGCCCGAATAG
- a CDS encoding response regulator transcription factor, protein MAPSYPVHIALLDDHPLFRQGLRYILQALPYVEAVADTSTLPELLTACEQRLPDVLLLDLQMPGMDGPEVAQLLLTRFPDLKIVVLSMHSADKFITQMMKLGARSYLPKDAAPEELIRALEEVLATGYHFTPRISRALMRGVQQPSRQHPAKLLEPDHFTPREEEVLRLICEGCTAAEIATHLFISKRTVEGHWQRLLEKTGTRNVAGLVVFAAKHGMLET, encoded by the coding sequence ATGGCACCTTCCTACCCAGTTCACATCGCCCTTCTCGACGACCATCCCCTGTTTCGGCAAGGGTTGCGCTACATCCTGCAGGCCCTGCCCTACGTCGAAGCAGTGGCCGACACTTCCACCCTCCCTGAGCTGCTGACGGCCTGCGAGCAGCGGTTGCCCGACGTGCTGCTGCTCGACCTGCAGATGCCCGGCATGGACGGCCCGGAAGTGGCCCAATTGCTGCTGACAAGGTTTCCGGACCTGAAGATTGTGGTGCTGTCCATGCATTCGGCCGATAAATTCATCACGCAGATGATGAAGCTGGGCGCGCGCAGCTACCTGCCCAAAGACGCCGCCCCCGAAGAGCTCATCCGGGCCCTGGAGGAGGTGCTGGCCACCGGCTACCACTTTACGCCGCGCATCTCGCGCGCGCTGATGCGCGGCGTGCAGCAGCCCAGCCGGCAGCACCCCGCCAAGCTGCTGGAGCCCGACCACTTCACGCCCCGCGAGGAAGAAGTGCTGCGCCTCATCTGCGAAGGCTGCACCGCGGCCGAAATTGCCACCCATCTCTTCATCAGCAAGCGCACGGTGGAGGGCCACTGGCAACGCCTGCTGGAAAAAACCGGCACCCGCAACGTGGCGGGACTGGTCGTGTTTGCCGCCAAGCACGGCATGCTGGAAACCTAG
- a CDS encoding tail fiber protein, translated as MDPFLGEIRLMPYSYAPKGWLLCQGQIMSIASNTALFALLGTTFGGDGKSTFGIPDLRGRTYVGVGQGPGLSSYVAGQATGTESVTLQLNQMPAHVHSLAPAAMPAGTAGADLTAVSNDYYAPVPNGQPNQYSLDGGPNMAADVLSGTAEAAGGSQGHENRMPFLVMNYCIATQGLFPSRP; from the coding sequence ATGGACCCATTTCTTGGCGAAATTCGCCTGATGCCTTACTCCTACGCCCCCAAAGGGTGGCTGCTGTGCCAGGGGCAGATTATGAGCATTGCCAGCAATACGGCCTTGTTCGCGCTGCTGGGCACGACGTTCGGCGGCGACGGAAAGTCTACTTTCGGCATCCCCGATTTGCGTGGCCGCACCTACGTGGGCGTGGGCCAGGGCCCGGGGCTTTCGTCCTACGTGGCAGGGCAGGCGACGGGCACGGAGTCCGTCACGCTACAGCTGAACCAAATGCCGGCGCACGTGCACTCGCTGGCGCCCGCGGCCATGCCCGCCGGCACCGCCGGCGCCGACCTAACGGCGGTGAGCAACGACTACTACGCACCCGTGCCCAACGGCCAACCCAATCAATACTCGCTCGACGGCGGGCCGAACATGGCGGCGGACGTGCTCAGCGGCACGGCGGAAGCGGCCGGTGGCAGCCAAGGCCACGAAAACCGCATGCCGTTCCTGGTGATGAACTACTGCATTGCTACCCAAGGCCTTTTCCCCTCGCGTCCCTAA
- a CDS encoding tail fiber protein: MASPYIGEIRTVGFNFAPVGWLQCQGQLVNISEYDMLYALIGTTYGGDGQSTFALPDLRSRVNVAAGQGPGLSRYEIGQQAGVETVTLVSAQLAPHAHPYVGSINASTGGNVGNDPTGKYPGNASSSIYGASASEANKMATNITGMAQPTGGNQPHANIQPVLALNAIICYEGIYPPQP, encoded by the coding sequence ATGGCATCTCCTTATATCGGCGAAATCCGCACCGTGGGCTTCAACTTCGCGCCCGTCGGCTGGCTGCAATGCCAGGGCCAACTAGTCAACATCTCCGAATACGACATGTTGTATGCGTTGATTGGCACCACGTACGGCGGCGACGGTCAATCGACTTTCGCCCTGCCCGACCTGCGCAGCCGCGTCAACGTGGCCGCGGGCCAGGGCCCGGGCCTCTCGCGCTACGAAATAGGCCAGCAGGCGGGGGTCGAAACCGTTACGCTAGTCAGCGCGCAGCTGGCCCCGCATGCCCACCCGTACGTGGGCTCCATCAACGCCAGCACGGGCGGCAACGTGGGCAACGACCCCACCGGCAAGTACCCCGGCAACGCCAGCAGCAGCATTTACGGCGCCAGCGCCTCGGAGGCGAATAAGATGGCGACCAACATCACCGGCATGGCGCAGCCCACCGGGGGCAACCAGCCACACGCCAACATCCAGCCGGTGCTGGCCCTGAATGCCATTATCTGCTACGAGGGGATATACCCGCCGCAGCCGTAA
- a CDS encoding tail fiber protein, producing the protein MSEPYIGELRAIGFNFAPKGWALCNGQLLPINQNQALFSVIGTTYGGNGTTNFALPNLQSRVALGSGQGPGLQNYVLGQTGGNEGVALTPAQLPVHTHVVSGTMQAGAAADDTNPAGNYPGSGQRNMYSDGPKNATLGTPNFVKGQTASMGSGVPHENHQPYLATYFVIALTGVFPSRG; encoded by the coding sequence ATGAGCGAACCATACATCGGCGAACTCCGCGCCATCGGCTTCAACTTTGCCCCCAAGGGCTGGGCCCTGTGCAACGGGCAGCTGCTGCCCATCAACCAAAACCAAGCCCTGTTTTCGGTAATTGGCACTACCTACGGCGGCAACGGCACAACCAATTTCGCGCTGCCCAACCTGCAGTCGCGGGTGGCACTGGGCTCGGGCCAGGGCCCCGGCCTGCAGAACTACGTCCTCGGCCAGACGGGCGGCAACGAAGGCGTGGCCCTGACGCCAGCCCAACTGCCGGTCCACACGCACGTGGTGAGCGGCACCATGCAAGCCGGCGCCGCCGCCGACGACACCAATCCGGCGGGCAACTACCCCGGCAGCGGCCAACGCAACATGTACTCCGACGGCCCCAAGAACGCCACGCTGGGCACGCCCAACTTCGTGAAAGGCCAAACGGCATCGATGGGAAGCGGCGTACCCCACGAAAACCACCAGCCTTACCTGGCCACGTACTTCGTCATTGCCCTGACGGGCGTGTTCCCCTCGCGCGGTTAA
- a CDS encoding formyltransferase family protein, producing the protein MRVAVIISSLLGWPLLHDLLGQGVVAGVAVPATATPEAERVAHLLEQAGVAPVPLTRPALAPQLTDWLAALQPTAVLVLTFPWRIPAAVLGLPPQGFINFHFAALPGYRGPEPTFWQIRRGEPAGAVTVHRMAADFDTGPVLVAVPVPIGPHDTHGLHRAQLALAGVGAARHLLAGLRGETPLPEHPQDETAARYWPRPTLADLCIDWQEPAERIARLIQAANPWNRGALAVLRGQELRVLAATVRPETVAAPPGTVVLAAPGQALLVACGGGHVLQLDIVCLDEGYFTGGQLASMGVPVGEILGTLLATQPA; encoded by the coding sequence ATGCGCGTTGCCGTCATTATCAGCAGCCTGCTGGGCTGGCCCCTGCTCCACGATTTGCTTGGCCAGGGCGTGGTAGCGGGCGTGGCCGTGCCCGCCACGGCCACGCCCGAAGCCGAGCGGGTGGCCCACCTGCTTGAGCAAGCTGGCGTGGCCCCGGTGCCCCTGACGCGCCCCGCCCTGGCGCCGCAACTCACCGACTGGCTGGCCGCCTTGCAGCCCACGGCCGTGCTGGTGCTCACCTTTCCGTGGCGCATTCCGGCCGCTGTGCTGGGCCTGCCGCCGCAGGGTTTTATCAACTTTCACTTCGCGGCGCTGCCCGGCTACCGCGGCCCCGAGCCCACGTTCTGGCAGATACGCCGGGGCGAGCCGGCCGGCGCCGTGACGGTGCACCGCATGGCCGCCGACTTCGACACCGGCCCGGTGCTGGTGGCCGTGCCCGTGCCCATTGGGCCGCACGACACGCACGGGCTGCACCGCGCCCAGCTGGCCCTGGCCGGCGTGGGCGCCGCCCGCCACTTGCTGGCGGGCCTGCGCGGCGAAACGCCGCTGCCCGAACACCCCCAGGACGAAACCGCGGCCCGCTACTGGCCCCGCCCCACCCTGGCCGACCTCTGCATCGACTGGCAGGAGCCGGCCGAGCGCATTGCCCGGCTGATACAGGCCGCCAACCCCTGGAACCGCGGTGCCCTGGCGGTGCTACGCGGCCAGGAGCTACGCGTGCTGGCCGCCACCGTGCGCCCCGAAACCGTGGCCGCCCCGCCCGGCACGGTGGTGCTGGCCGCGCCGGGGCAAGCGCTGCTGGTGGCGTGCGGCGGCGGCCACGTGCTGCAGCTTGACATTGTGTGCCTGGACGAAGGCTATTTCACCGGCGGGCAACTGGCGAGCATGGGTGTGCCCGTGGGCGAAATCCTGGGCACGCTGCTCGCTACCCAGCCCGCGTGA